The following are from one region of the Marinitoga litoralis genome:
- a CDS encoding AAA family ATPase, with translation MITSDLSKKIINNVSTVIKGKEEEIKLVLAVFYSNGHVLLEDVPGTGKTMLARALAKSFDLDFKRVQFTPDLLPNDLIGLYIFDKNKNEFILKKGPIFTNILLGDEINRATPRTQSALLESLAENQVSIDGITHNLDNNFFVIATQNPIEYEGTFPLPEAQLDRFMIKLSLGYPDIENEINMLNSQEKEHPISKITSVSNYDEIKKIKEEIKNVHVSDEIKKYIVDIVNKTRNHKDIKVGASPRGSIALMQLSKSIAAIENRDFVIPDDIKKIAKYTLSHRIILKAEAKIKKVSTYKLIEEILDEVKVIK, from the coding sequence ATGATTACGTCAGACTTATCAAAAAAAATCATTAATAATGTAAGCACTGTTATTAAAGGTAAGGAAGAAGAAATTAAATTAGTTTTGGCTGTATTTTACTCAAATGGTCATGTTTTACTTGAAGATGTACCAGGTACAGGAAAAACTATGTTAGCTAGAGCTTTAGCGAAATCATTTGATTTAGATTTTAAAAGAGTTCAATTTACACCAGATTTACTACCTAATGATTTAATTGGTTTATATATTTTTGATAAGAACAAAAACGAGTTTATATTAAAAAAAGGACCAATATTTACTAATATTCTTCTAGGTGATGAAATTAATAGAGCAACTCCTAGGACACAATCTGCATTATTAGAATCATTAGCAGAAAATCAAGTATCTATTGATGGAATAACTCATAATTTAGATAATAACTTTTTTGTTATAGCTACTCAAAATCCTATTGAGTATGAAGGTACATTCCCTTTACCAGAAGCTCAATTAGATAGATTTATGATTAAACTCTCTTTAGGGTATCCAGATATCGAAAATGAAATTAATATGCTTAATTCTCAAGAAAAAGAACATCCTATTAGTAAAATAACATCTGTTTCTAATTACGATGAAATAAAAAAAATAAAAGAAGAAATTAAAAATGTACATGTTTCAGATGAAATAAAAAAATATATTGTTGATATTGTAAATAAGACAAGAAATCATAAGGATATAAAAGTTGGTGCAAGTCCTAGAGGATCTATAGCTTTAATGCAATTATCAAAAAGCATTGCAGCAATAGAAAATAGAGATTTTGTTATTCCTGATGATATTAAGAAAATTGCAAAATATACTTTATCTCATAGAATAATTTTAAAAGCTGAAGCAAAAATTAAAAAAGTATCAACTTATAAATTAATTGAAGAAATTTTAGATGAAGTAAAGGTAATAAAGTAG